A genomic segment from Aegilops tauschii subsp. strangulata cultivar AL8/78 chromosome 1, Aet v6.0, whole genome shotgun sequence encodes:
- the LOC109741538 gene encoding AT-hook motif nuclear-localized protein 20: MAWWAGSMGGLDLRNHLAQFGGPAAGGAAMGGAEQAPTTPNSSGSNNHDDSSGAAQDSPTAGAGDNSPNPNAAISGSGPSGGGSGGGGSSSGRRPRGRPAGSKNKPKPPIIITRESPNTLRSHVLEIASGADIMEAVATFARRRQRGVSVLSGSGVVGNVTLRQPAAPPGSVVTLHGRFEILSLSGAFLPSPCPPGATGLAVYLAGGQGQVVGGTVIGELVASGPVMVVAATFSNATYERLPLADEEPGEAAAAATGSDGMQLPDGPAPGGNNGGMGAAVGVPGLPDPSSMPFYNLPPNLQMPNGGGQMAHDVFGSFRTPPPAF, encoded by the coding sequence ATGGCATGGTGGGCAGGGAGCATGGGCGGCCTGGATCTCCGCAACCACCTGGCGCAGTTCGGCGGCCCAGCTGCCGGCGGCGCTGCCATGGGCGGCGCCGAGCAGGCCCCGACCACACCAAACAGCAGCGGGAGCAACAACCACGACGACTCCTCCGGCGCAGCGCAGGACTCCCCCACCGCCGGCGCGGGGGACAACTCCCCTAACCCCAACGCCGCCATCTCAGGCTCAGGCCCGTCGggaggaggcagcggcggcggggggtcgtcgtcggggcggcggccgcGAGGGAGGCCCGCGGGGTCCAAGAACAAGCCCAAGCCGCCCATCATCATCACGCGGGAGAGCCCCAACACGCTGCGCTCCCACGTGCTGGAGATCGCCAGCGGCGCCGACATCATGGAGGCGGTGGCCACCTTCGCGCGCCGCCGCCAGCGCGGGGTCTCCGTGCTCTCCGGCAGCGGCGTCGTCGGCAACGTCACCCTGCGCCagcccgccgcgccgcccggctcCGTCGTCACGCTCCACGGCCGCTTCGAGATCCTCTCCCTCTCCGGCGCCTTCCTCCCGTCGCCGTGCCCGCCGGGGGCCACCGGCCTCGCCGTCTACCTCGCCGGCGGGCAGGGCCAGGTCGTGGGGGGCACCGTCATCGGGGAGCTCGTCGCGTCCGGGCCCGTCATGGTCGTCGCGGCCACCTTCTCCAACGCCACCTACGAGCGCCTCCCGCTCGCCGATGAAGAGCCTGGCgaggcggccgcggcggccaCCGGATCCGATGGGATGCAGCTGCCGGACGGGCCGGCTCCGGGAGGAAATAATGGCGGGATGGGTGCGGCTGTGGGCGTGCCCGGACTGCCAGACCCGTCGTCGATGCCATTCTACAACCTGCCGCCCAACCTGCAGATGCCTAATGGCGGCGGTCAGATGGCGCACGATGTGTTTGGCTCCTTCCGGACGCCACCGCCGGCCTTCTAG
- the LOC109741526 gene encoding uncharacterized protein: MSTLAAARADNFYYPPEWSPKKGGLNKFHGQHALRERARKLDQGILIIRFEMPFNVWCGGCSSMIGKGVRFNAEKKQVGNYYSTKIWSFSMKSPCCQHEIVIHTDPKNTEYVIISGAQRKTEDFDVEDAETLLLPADEERDKLADPMYKLEHQGEDIRKKKEEEPVLVRLQRLSDSRHSDDYSLNRTLRDRLRSQKKRVAEEKKSARKMGLGVRLLPPSAEDAAAAARVRFASNFEKNRKDKRAAIKAASIFPEPSGSASKDKLDLALKRRNIKASAASALMAGRAKPSSWSTQSAGSGSARTAVPILARRK; encoded by the exons ATG TCGACGCTTGCCGCGGCGAGGGCCGACAACTTCTACTACCCGCCCGAATGGAGCCCGAAGAAG GGTGGGCTGAACAAGTTCCACGGCCAACATGCCCTCAGGGAGCGGGCCAGGAAGCTGGATCAGGGCATCCTGATTATAAG ATTCGAGATGCCTTTCAATGTCTGGTGTGGTGGATGCAGTTCCATGATAGGGAAGGGAGTAAGGTTTAATGCTGAAAAGAAACAAGTTGGAAATTACTACTCTACCAAG ATATGGAGCTTCAGTATGAAATCACCATGTTGCCAGCATGAGATAGTCATACATACGGACCCGAAGAATACTGAGTATGTTATAATCAGTGGGGCTCAGCGGAAGACTGAAGATTTCGATGTTGAAGATGCAGAGACGCTCCTGCTCCCTGCTGATGAAG AAAGAGACAAGCTTGCGGATCCCATGTATAAGCTTGAACACCAGGGAGAGGATATTcggaagaagaaagaagaggagcCTGTTTTAGTTCGGCTTCAACGCCTCTCTGATAGCCGTCATTCTGATGATTATTCCCTGAACAGAACCCTCCGCGACCGCCTTAGG AGCCAAAAGAAGAGAGTTGCTGAAGAGAAGAAATCAGCGAGGAAGATGGGGCTCGGAGTACGCCTTCTGCCACCCTCCGCAGAGGATGCCGCCGCTGCAGCTCGTGTGAGGTTCGCCTCAAATTTCGAGAAGAACAGAAAGGACAAGAGAGCAGCGATCAAGGCCGCCTCCATCTTCCCGGAGCCATCAGGCTCAGCTTCGAAAGACAAGCTAGACCTGGCGCTGAAGAGGCGGAATATAAAAGCTAGTGCAGCATCAGCGCTGATGGCGGGCAGGGCAAAGCCGTCGTCATGGTCGACGCAGAGCGCCGGTTCTGGAAGTGCAAGGACTGCTGTGCCGATATTGGCAAGGCGCAAGTAG